The Thermanaerovibrio acidaminovorans DSM 6589 genome contains a region encoding:
- a CDS encoding cell division protein ZapA has translation MTSKRLALLIGKRSYPIVTSREEEVQRAADLLRSVVESLDSSLSQDEMLFLAAMTLSGELIRVEDRLRELAGGEEIP, from the coding sequence ATGACGTCCAAGCGCCTTGCGCTCCTGATAGGGAAGAGGTCCTATCCAATAGTCACTTCCAGGGAGGAGGAGGTCCAGAGGGCGGCGGACCTGTTGAGGTCCGTGGTGGAGTCCCTGGACTCCTCCCTTAGCCAGGACGAGATGCTCTTCCTGGCCGCCATGACCCTATCGGGGGAGCTCATCAGGGTTGAGGACCGGCTGAGGGAGCTGGCCGGCGGGGAGGAGATCCCGTGA
- the pheS gene encoding phenylalanine--tRNA ligase subunit alpha, translated as MELASLVEEALRLKASLEGELSSAADLAAVEALMVKYLGRKGLITSLMRSLGGVPQEERPRVGKELNLVKEACDQAVRDRMREMEVLRQRMEEERNVVDVSIPPCGRPYGRFHPVAQTMEEIIKVFVSLGFSVATGPEIETDFYNFEALNFKAHHPARDMQDTFFLEDQRLLRTHTSPVQVRSMLSLGAPLRIVIPGRVYRRDSDPTHSPMFHQVEGLLLDEDVSVADLKGCLQVFVDSIFGRKLKSRFRGSYFPFTEPSMEMDVECVVCNGQDPSCRVCKGTGWLEILGAGMVHPNVLKSGGVDPERFGGFAWGMGVDRIAMLKYGLSDLRPLFEADLFYLTGGNGR; from the coding sequence ATGGAGTTGGCTAGCTTGGTTGAGGAGGCCCTGCGGCTCAAGGCGTCGCTGGAGGGGGAGCTGTCGTCCGCGGCGGACCTGGCGGCGGTGGAGGCCCTGATGGTCAAGTACCTGGGGAGGAAGGGGCTCATCACCTCCCTGATGAGATCCCTCGGAGGGGTGCCCCAGGAGGAGCGGCCCCGGGTGGGCAAGGAGCTGAACCTGGTGAAGGAGGCCTGCGATCAGGCGGTCAGGGATCGCATGCGGGAGATGGAGGTCCTCCGTCAGCGCATGGAGGAGGAGAGGAACGTGGTGGACGTCTCCATCCCCCCATGCGGCAGGCCCTATGGCCGGTTTCACCCGGTGGCCCAGACCATGGAGGAGATAATCAAGGTCTTCGTCTCCCTGGGCTTCTCGGTGGCCACCGGCCCGGAGATAGAGACCGACTTCTACAATTTCGAGGCCCTCAACTTCAAGGCCCATCACCCCGCCAGGGACATGCAGGATACCTTCTTCCTGGAGGATCAGCGGCTGCTGAGGACCCACACCTCCCCGGTGCAGGTGAGGTCAATGCTCTCCCTGGGGGCCCCCCTCAGGATAGTGATCCCCGGGAGGGTCTACAGGAGGGACAGCGATCCCACCCATTCCCCCATGTTCCATCAGGTGGAGGGACTGTTGCTGGACGAGGACGTGTCCGTGGCGGACCTGAAGGGCTGCCTCCAGGTCTTCGTGGACTCCATCTTCGGCCGCAAGCTCAAGTCCCGGTTTAGGGGGAGCTACTTCCCATTCACCGAGCCCTCCATGGAGATGGACGTGGAGTGCGTGGTCTGCAACGGGCAGGATCCCTCCTGCCGGGTCTGCAAGGGGACCGGTTGGCTGGAGATCCTGGGGGCCGGCATGGTGCACCCCAACGTGCTGAAGAGCGGAGGGGTGGATCCGGAGCGCTTCGGAGGCTTCGCCTGGGGCATGGGGGTGGACCGGATAGCCATGCTTAAGTACGGCCTATCGGATCTTAGGCCCCTCTTCGAAGCGGACCTTTTCTACCTTACGGGAGGTAACGGACGATGA
- a CDS encoding methylated-DNA--[protein]-cysteine S-methyltransferase gives MSTDRMSKCHIETPLGTLEITESGGSITSVRLANPLPGEEALPPTGSVLGSAALQLKQYFAGERREFSLPLRLLGTPFQVRVWRRLISIPYGRTATYGELARDMGMPRGARAVGGACGRNPLLILIPCHRAVGARSLGGFSAPGGLKTKELLLQIERNRSGG, from the coding sequence ATGAGCACCGATAGGATGTCAAAATGCCACATTGAAACCCCACTGGGGACCCTGGAGATCACCGAATCGGGTGGATCCATCACGTCCGTAAGACTTGCGAACCCCCTCCCCGGCGAGGAGGCGCTACCCCCCACGGGCTCCGTGCTTGGCTCCGCGGCCCTACAGCTGAAGCAGTACTTTGCGGGGGAACGGCGGGAGTTCTCACTGCCCCTGAGGCTACTGGGCACCCCATTCCAGGTCCGGGTCTGGAGGCGTCTCATCTCGATCCCCTATGGGAGGACCGCCACCTACGGTGAGCTGGCCAGGGACATGGGAATGCCAAGGGGGGCCAGGGCCGTCGGGGGAGCCTGCGGAAGGAACCCGCTACTGATACTGATCCCCTGTCACCGGGCGGTGGGGGCGCGGAGCCTGGGCGGCTTCTCCGCTCCTGGAGGCCTCAAGACGAAGGAGCTCCTGCTCCAGATTGAAAGGAACCGGTCGGGGGGTTAG
- the pheT gene encoding phenylalanine--tRNA ligase subunit beta has product MKVHLGWLKELLSLEVSLDRLMDRLTMTGTEVEEVISPAGASAGILVAKVLSVEPHPTRESLRIARVFDGENQAQVVTGASNVEEGHLYPYAPPGARIWDGTQLGSRAFDGVESQGMLLSCEELGLEGLDSSGGLLKLPEDVPVGADFISWAGLHLPVLDLSVTPNRGDLCSMLGVAREVKALLGGELLPIEIPSPTDVLEDWSDRFSLRVDDPGCWKYLLGYAEGVRICESPFHSRLRLVLAGMRPVNNVVDATNLAMLLFGHPLHAFDADRLNAPSIEVRPAREGEVIRTLDGRDRALQPEDLLICSGGEPVAIAGVMGGEDSEVRPETTRILLESAVFDPARVSLTSRRLGIPSQAAFRYSRAVDWAESRRAAQYALALMASDGVRVGAGFISHREDFSIDRVVKLRTSSLRRVLLMDSLEEATEVLERLGFQACSNEAGEAAFKVPSWRSDVEAEEDLVEEVGRVRGYEVVKPRIPGALRGRGIIPQDLERWQEIRRVAMSRGYVEVMTYSFTSPEELHPLGMDPSQCPAIVNPISKDQVIMRPLILPGLIRGLRSNLNFGWKRPVRLFEWGTVFPAKDREAQHMAGLVYVGKDRRSVHGPRAEEDFFTLKGDVEALLSSCGFQVRWERGEEPFGHRGQTASVMVDGRKVGFLCRLKPSIESQLGVEEGAYGFEVDLSALEGWRLPRFGGSVRFPSVSRDVAIMVEAHVQSDQVRRDIESLMDRSLAEGVELFDVYAGKGIPEGLKSLAFSVVYRNPDRTLRDEEVDHVHNALRSALAERGYKLR; this is encoded by the coding sequence ATGAAGGTTCACCTTGGTTGGCTCAAGGAGCTCTTGAGCCTCGAAGTTTCGTTGGATAGGCTCATGGATCGCCTCACCATGACCGGCACCGAGGTGGAGGAGGTCATATCCCCCGCCGGCGCCTCCGCCGGTATCCTGGTGGCCAAGGTGCTCTCGGTGGAGCCACACCCCACCAGGGAGTCCCTCCGGATCGCCCGGGTGTTCGATGGCGAAAACCAGGCCCAGGTGGTCACCGGGGCCTCCAACGTGGAGGAGGGGCATCTCTATCCCTATGCACCCCCAGGAGCCAGGATATGGGACGGCACCCAGTTAGGGAGCAGGGCCTTCGATGGGGTAGAGAGCCAGGGCATGTTGCTCTCCTGCGAGGAGCTGGGACTGGAGGGGCTTGACTCCTCCGGGGGATTGCTTAAACTGCCGGAGGATGTGCCGGTCGGTGCCGACTTCATCTCCTGGGCGGGGCTTCACCTTCCGGTGCTGGACCTGTCCGTAACCCCCAACCGGGGTGACCTCTGCTCCATGCTCGGGGTCGCCAGGGAGGTCAAGGCCCTGCTCGGGGGAGAGCTTCTCCCCATAGAGATACCTTCCCCCACCGACGTGCTGGAGGATTGGAGTGACCGGTTCTCCCTGCGGGTGGATGATCCTGGTTGCTGGAAGTACCTGCTTGGGTATGCGGAAGGGGTCCGGATATGCGAATCCCCCTTCCACTCCAGGCTCAGGCTCGTTTTGGCGGGCATGCGGCCGGTCAACAACGTGGTGGACGCCACCAACCTGGCCATGCTCCTCTTCGGCCACCCCCTTCACGCCTTCGATGCGGACCGGCTCAACGCCCCTTCCATAGAGGTCCGGCCCGCCAGGGAGGGGGAGGTGATCCGCACCTTGGATGGCAGGGACAGGGCACTTCAGCCCGAGGACCTTCTCATCTGCAGTGGAGGCGAACCGGTTGCCATCGCTGGTGTCATGGGAGGGGAGGACTCGGAGGTGCGGCCCGAGACGACCAGGATCCTCCTGGAGTCCGCGGTCTTCGATCCCGCCCGGGTAAGCCTCACCTCCCGGCGCCTTGGCATACCGAGCCAGGCGGCGTTCCGCTACAGCCGCGCCGTGGACTGGGCCGAGAGTAGGAGGGCCGCCCAGTACGCCCTGGCCCTGATGGCCTCCGATGGCGTCCGGGTGGGGGCGGGTTTCATATCCCACCGGGAGGACTTCTCCATCGATAGGGTTGTGAAACTCAGGACCTCCTCCCTTAGGCGGGTGCTTCTGATGGACTCCCTTGAGGAGGCCACGGAGGTCCTCGAGAGGCTGGGCTTCCAGGCCTGCTCGAACGAGGCGGGGGAGGCGGCCTTCAAGGTGCCCTCCTGGAGGAGCGACGTGGAGGCGGAGGAGGACCTGGTGGAGGAGGTGGGCCGGGTTAGGGGCTACGAGGTGGTGAAGCCCCGGATCCCCGGCGCCCTTAGGGGGAGGGGGATCATCCCCCAGGACCTGGAGAGGTGGCAGGAGATAAGGCGGGTGGCCATGTCGAGGGGCTACGTGGAGGTTATGACCTACAGCTTCACCTCCCCGGAGGAGTTGCACCCCCTTGGTATGGACCCATCCCAGTGTCCCGCCATAGTGAACCCCATAAGCAAGGATCAGGTGATAATGCGGCCCCTGATCCTGCCGGGCCTCATCAGGGGTCTTCGTAGCAACCTTAACTTCGGATGGAAGAGGCCGGTCCGTCTCTTCGAGTGGGGGACCGTGTTTCCCGCTAAGGACCGGGAGGCCCAGCACATGGCTGGCCTGGTCTACGTGGGCAAGGACAGGCGGTCCGTACACGGCCCCAGGGCCGAGGAGGACTTCTTCACCCTGAAGGGCGACGTGGAGGCCCTGTTGTCCTCCTGCGGTTTCCAGGTCCGGTGGGAGAGGGGAGAGGAGCCTTTCGGCCACCGGGGGCAGACCGCCAGCGTGATGGTGGATGGGAGGAAGGTGGGCTTCCTTTGCCGACTCAAGCCCTCCATAGAGTCCCAGCTGGGGGTTGAGGAGGGGGCCTACGGGTTCGAGGTGGACCTATCCGCCCTGGAGGGGTGGCGTCTACCCCGGTTCGGAGGATCCGTCCGCTTCCCGTCGGTTAGCCGGGATGTGGCCATCATGGTGGAGGCCCACGTCCAGTCCGACCAGGTCAGACGGGACATAGAGTCCCTGATGGACCGGTCCCTGGCGGAGGGGGTTGAGCTCTTCGACGTCTACGCCGGTAAGGGCATACCGGAGGGGCTCAAGAGCCTGGCTTTCTCGGTGGTCTACCGTAACCCGGATCGAACCCTCCGGGACGAGGAGGTGGACCATGTCCACAACGCCCTCAGGTCCGCCCTGGCGGAGAGGGGATACAAGCTTAGGTAG
- a CDS encoding potassium channel family protein has protein sequence MSKKKTVLVIGLGRFGQSLCLRLTQMGHRVIGVDRVKARVEELAEEVDFVAQMDASDEEALLKVGAKEVDLAVVAIGEGLEASVLATAILNGLGVPVWARAISDIHAKVLSAVGASKVFFPERDMGAVMAEQIVHPWMSYFSLGGDPDITITYVLGKRLAGKSLKDLDLTKRHGVLVLFAERHGKRYVPRGDTVILQEDKLWIAGENDNVTKFMAWLGMEG, from the coding sequence TTGAGCAAGAAGAAGACGGTCCTGGTAATAGGGCTTGGCAGGTTCGGACAGTCCTTGTGCCTTAGGCTGACCCAGATGGGGCACCGGGTCATAGGAGTGGACCGGGTCAAGGCCAGGGTGGAGGAGTTGGCGGAGGAGGTGGACTTCGTCGCCCAGATGGACGCCAGCGACGAGGAGGCCCTCCTCAAGGTGGGAGCCAAGGAAGTGGACCTGGCGGTGGTGGCCATCGGCGAGGGCCTTGAGGCCAGCGTGCTCGCCACCGCAATACTTAACGGGCTGGGAGTTCCAGTCTGGGCCAGGGCCATAAGCGACATCCACGCCAAGGTCCTGTCCGCCGTGGGGGCCTCCAAGGTCTTCTTCCCCGAGAGGGACATGGGGGCGGTGATGGCGGAGCAGATAGTACATCCCTGGATGAGCTACTTTAGCCTTGGAGGGGATCCGGACATAACGATAACCTACGTGCTGGGCAAACGGCTGGCGGGGAAGTCGCTGAAGGATCTGGACCTTACCAAGAGACATGGGGTATTGGTATTATTTGCGGAGCGCCATGGCAAGAGATACGTCCCCCGGGGTGATACGGTCATCCTACAGGAGGACAAGCTCTGGATAGCGGGAGAGAACGATAACGTGACCAAGTTCATGGCTTGGTTGGGCATGGAAGGGTGA
- a CDS encoding CvpA family protein, giving the protein MSLAMSGLDWGIALVGLIWIAKGFLRGFSREVASMAGWALGLFLSVELSDHLEPLVMSLGLVESPWACRALAAVGLLVFALLVARLVGGLLRGILVKAHLSAFDRLMGGAVGLAKLALLVAVSFVVANALSPFLPQGWEDRSLFMRMADRHRELILGAVYHPEGEGR; this is encoded by the coding sequence GTGAGTTTGGCCATGTCCGGGCTGGATTGGGGCATAGCCCTGGTGGGGCTCATATGGATAGCGAAGGGGTTCCTGAGGGGCTTCTCCCGGGAGGTGGCGTCCATGGCGGGTTGGGCCTTGGGGCTCTTCCTCTCGGTGGAGCTCTCGGATCATTTGGAGCCCCTGGTCATGAGCCTTGGGTTGGTGGAGAGCCCCTGGGCATGCAGGGCCCTGGCGGCGGTTGGGCTGTTGGTGTTCGCCCTTTTGGTGGCCCGCCTGGTCGGTGGGCTTTTGAGGGGCATCCTGGTGAAGGCCCACCTCTCCGCCTTCGATCGTTTGATGGGCGGGGCGGTTGGGTTGGCCAAGCTGGCCCTGCTGGTGGCGGTGTCCTTCGTGGTGGCCAACGCCCTCTCCCCGTTTCTCCCTCAGGGGTGGGAGGATAGGAGCCTGTTCATGAGGATGGCGGATCGGCATCGGGAGCTGATCTTGGGGGCGGTCTACCACCCGGAAGGGGAGGGACGCTGA
- a CDS encoding endonuclease MutS2: MRCDPNTYRVLEIEKALAIVAGRCRSELGVARAFRSSPARDVESLRRRFDLLRAYSSAVARRGDYPWDQRVTPMEGLVRDAKTYGWLNGQELVKVRNSLILSSRIKVRLKEDCSEFEALRDLLRHFPDWEEELGRLEVLDEDGALYDGASTKLKELRFKGRELRSLARQRWNEILSNGSLASMLQDRVLTLRNGRFCALVRLDMAGSFPGLVVERSSSGNSVYVEPAPILPLNNRMAVIAGEEREEEQRILRALTEMLLSREGALLETDRGLGYLDLLNAQVELLSESSWVVPEVSNDRSFKLRSARHPLLGERAVPLDVSCGEHARMMVITGPNTGGKTVALKTVGVCVYLSWLGFPVPCAEGTVVGNLGELLADIGDEQSIEQNLSTFSGHIKQLRYIMESAKDRSLVLLDELGAGTDPEEGSALGVAILEFFLRRRCLLMATTHYNRIKLFAMTTPGVEAASMEFDSTTLQPTYRLLVGIPGSSNAILIAERLKLPREVIQRAREEMETRSDGTEALLKGLEARRAELEERLREVEALRAHLQERERLYEEKYGRILSDSEGIIRETRAKAQGIIKRAEEEAKALLKELRDKSHAEAQRTYQRDRDRLRKLGQAVEDLGRDVMEASPLPGPQSLSVGDPVEIRGSAVKGELAQVDGDHGVVVSGPMRIRVPLKKLVRSSSPLPVPQSRVLVSSPEKVSSSIMVRGMTLDEAMPIVERYLDQAYRAGYGEVEIIHGRGEGILRRAVHDLCRRLPFVESFRLGGPGEGGHGVTIVRFAR, encoded by the coding sequence TTGAGGTGTGACCCTAATACGTACCGGGTCCTGGAGATAGAGAAGGCCCTAGCCATCGTGGCCGGGAGGTGCAGGAGCGAACTCGGGGTGGCTAGGGCCTTTCGGTCGTCACCCGCCAGGGACGTGGAGTCCTTGAGGAGGCGGTTTGACCTTCTGAGGGCCTACAGCTCCGCGGTGGCCAGGCGTGGCGACTATCCGTGGGATCAGCGGGTTACCCCCATGGAGGGGTTGGTGAGGGACGCCAAGACCTATGGGTGGCTCAACGGGCAGGAGCTGGTGAAGGTGAGGAACAGCCTGATCCTATCCTCCCGGATAAAGGTCCGTCTCAAGGAGGACTGCTCCGAGTTTGAGGCCCTAAGGGACCTCCTCCGTCACTTCCCCGACTGGGAAGAGGAGCTGGGGCGCCTTGAGGTGTTGGACGAGGACGGGGCCCTCTACGATGGTGCGTCGACCAAGCTGAAGGAGCTGAGGTTCAAGGGCCGGGAGCTCCGGTCCCTGGCGCGCCAGCGGTGGAACGAGATCCTTTCAAACGGGTCCCTGGCCTCCATGTTGCAGGACCGGGTGCTGACCCTTCGGAACGGGCGGTTCTGTGCCTTGGTGAGGCTTGACATGGCGGGATCCTTCCCGGGGCTGGTGGTGGAGAGGTCCTCGTCGGGCAATAGCGTCTACGTGGAGCCCGCCCCCATTCTGCCCCTCAACAACCGGATGGCGGTTATAGCCGGGGAGGAGAGGGAGGAGGAGCAACGGATCCTCAGGGCCCTGACGGAGATGCTGCTCTCCCGGGAGGGGGCCCTTCTGGAGACCGACCGGGGGTTGGGCTACCTGGACCTATTGAACGCCCAGGTGGAGCTCCTGTCGGAGTCCTCATGGGTGGTGCCGGAGGTCTCCAACGACAGGTCCTTCAAGCTGAGGTCCGCAAGACACCCCCTGCTGGGGGAGAGGGCGGTGCCGCTGGACGTGTCCTGTGGGGAGCACGCCAGGATGATGGTCATAACCGGTCCCAACACGGGGGGCAAGACGGTGGCGCTGAAGACCGTTGGGGTCTGCGTCTACCTGTCGTGGCTCGGTTTCCCGGTGCCTTGTGCGGAGGGCACCGTGGTTGGGAACCTGGGGGAGCTGCTGGCGGACATAGGGGACGAGCAGAGCATCGAGCAGAACCTCTCCACCTTCAGCGGCCACATAAAGCAGCTCCGGTACATAATGGAGAGCGCCAAGGACCGGTCGCTGGTGCTTTTGGACGAGCTTGGGGCCGGCACGGACCCGGAGGAGGGATCCGCTCTCGGGGTGGCCATCCTGGAGTTCTTCCTCAGGAGGCGCTGTCTTCTCATGGCCACCACCCACTACAACAGGATAAAGCTCTTCGCCATGACCACCCCGGGGGTTGAGGCGGCCTCGATGGAGTTCGACTCCACCACCCTCCAGCCCACGTACAGGCTTCTGGTGGGCATACCTGGGAGCAGCAATGCCATACTCATAGCCGAGAGGCTTAAGCTGCCCCGGGAGGTGATTCAGCGGGCACGGGAGGAGATGGAGACCCGGTCGGACGGTACCGAGGCGCTTCTCAAGGGGCTTGAGGCCCGGAGGGCTGAGCTGGAGGAGCGGCTCCGGGAGGTGGAGGCATTGCGAGCCCATCTCCAGGAGAGGGAGAGGCTTTACGAGGAGAAGTACGGCCGGATCCTGTCGGACTCGGAGGGCATCATACGGGAGACCCGGGCCAAGGCCCAGGGGATAATAAAGCGAGCGGAGGAGGAGGCCAAGGCCCTTTTGAAGGAGCTTAGGGACAAGTCTCACGCGGAGGCCCAGAGGACCTACCAGCGGGATAGGGACAGGCTGAGGAAGTTGGGGCAGGCTGTTGAGGATCTGGGCAGGGACGTTATGGAGGCCTCTCCGCTGCCCGGCCCCCAGAGCCTGTCGGTGGGGGATCCGGTGGAGATAAGGGGTAGCGCGGTCAAGGGGGAGCTGGCCCAGGTGGATGGGGATCACGGGGTGGTGGTCTCTGGGCCCATGAGGATAAGGGTCCCGTTGAAGAAGCTGGTGAGGTCCTCGTCCCCGTTGCCGGTTCCCCAATCGAGGGTTCTGGTGTCCAGCCCGGAGAAGGTGTCAAGCTCCATAATGGTCAGGGGTATGACCCTGGACGAGGCCATGCCCATAGTGGAGAGGTACCTGGACCAGGCCTACAGGGCCGGTTACGGGGAGGTGGAGATAATCCACGGCCGGGGGGAGGGTATCCTAAGGAGGGCGGTCCACGACCTCTGCAGGCGGCTCCCCTTCGTGGAGTCCTTCCGCCTCGGAGGCCCCGGCGAAGGGGGGCACGGGGTCACCATCGTCAGGTTTGCAAGGTAA